The sequence CGCTCGGTTTTTCCGCCGGGCTGGCGGCAGCACTGTCGATGGGCGACCTCGGCGTCATCGCGCTCTTCGGCTCGACCAGCACGTCGACGCTGCCGCTCGTGGTCTACCAGCTCATGGGCGCCTACCGGATGGAGGCGGCGGCAGGTGCGGCCCTGCTCCTTCTGGCACTGAGCCTCGCGCTCTTCGCGGCATTCGACCTGTGGGGGCGGCGGGCATGATCCGGTTCGATCGCGTGGTGATCCGGCAAGGCGATTTCGTGCTGCGCGCCGATCTCGAGGTTGCGGGGCCCGGCATCACTGCCGTTATCGGGCCATCGGGCGGCGGCAAGTCGACCCTGCTAATGGCGCTTGCCGGCTTCGTACGGCCGGCGGAAGGGCGGATCCTCGTGAGCGGTGAGGACATCACCCGGCGCGCGCCCGACCGCCGCCCGGTCTCGATCCTGTTCCAGGAGCACAACCTCTTCGCCCATCTCGATGTCGCCGGAAACGTGGGCCTCGGGCTGCGCCCGAGCCTACGACTGAGCGCCGACGAGCGCGCGAAGGTCGAGGCGGTACTGGAGCGGACGGGCCTCGAGAGCCTCGGCGCGCGAGCCGTCTCCGCCCTGTCCGGCGGCCAGCGACAGCGCTTGGCACTAGCACGGGCG is a genomic window of Pontivivens ytuae containing:
- a CDS encoding ATP-binding cassette domain-containing protein, producing MIRFDRVVIRQGDFVLRADLEVAGPGITAVIGPSGGGKSTLLMALAGFVRPAEGRILVSGEDITRRAPDRRPVSILFQEHNLFAHLDVAGNVGLGLRPSLRLSADERAKVEAVLERTGLESLGARAVSALSGGQRQRLALARALLRDRPVLLLDEPFAALGPGLKRDMLDLLAEIVAERRLTALIVTHDPEDAKRVATETLLVADGVAEAPRETGELFAAPTPALQAYLGDD